Proteins from one Primulina huaijiensis isolate GDHJ02 chromosome 18, ASM1229523v2, whole genome shotgun sequence genomic window:
- the LOC140964689 gene encoding secreted RxLR effector protein 161-like: MLVTRPDIAHAVHVVSQFVTAPTTVHWAAVLRILRYLRGTQFQSLLFPSTSSLELRAYFDTDWAGDPTDRKSTTGFCIFLGDSLIFWKSKKQVVISKSSTEAEYRAMASTTYEIVWLRWLLADFGILLRHPTPLYCDNQSAIQIARNSVFHERTKHIEIDCHVTRHHLQLGTITLHFVPSPLQIADMFTKAHSASRFRFLSEKLAMLLAVAS; this comes from the exons ATGCTCG TGACTCGTCCAGATATTGCACATGCTGTTCATGTAGTAAGTCAGTTTGTCACCGCACCAACTACAGTTCATTGGGCTGCTGTTCTTCGCATTCTCAGGTATCTTCGGGGCACTCAGTTTCAGAGTCTTTTGTTTCCTTCTACTTCCTCCTTAGAGCTGCGTGCATACTTTGATACTGATTGGGCTGGCGATCCCACGGATCGTAAGTCAACCACTGGTTTCTGTATTTTTCTTGGAGATTCTCTTATCTTTTGGAAAAGTAAGAAACAAGTTGTTATCTCTAAATCTTCTACCGAAGCCGAGTATCGTGCTATGGCTTCAACCACTTACGAGATTGTTTGGTTACGTTGGTTGCTTGCGGATTTCGGTATCCTTCTTCGTCATCCTACTCCGTTATATTGTGATAATCAGAGTGCAATTCAGATTGCACGCAATTCAGTTTTTCATGAAAGGACAAAGCACATTGAGATCGATTGTCACGTCACTCGTCATCATCTCCAGCTTGGCACCATCACATTACATTTCGTTCCTTCTCCTCTGCAGATAGCTGATATGTTTACCAAGGCACATTCCGCTTCGCGCTTCCGTTTTTTATCTGAAAAACTAGCAATGCTTTTAGCTGTAGCATCGTGA
- the LOC140965199 gene encoding transcription factor PRE6-like — MSSRRSRSRQSGVTRISDDQMADLVYKLQQLLPEIRHRLSDKVSAAKILQETCNYIRNLHREVDNLSGRLAELLESTDGESAEAAVIRSLLV, encoded by the exons ATGTCCAGCAGAAGATCACGTTCAAGGCAGTCGGGAGTTACCAGGATAAGTGACGATCAGATGGCCGATCTCGTCTACAAACTGCAACAGCTTTTACCTGAGATACGCCATCGGCTATCCGACAAG GTTTCGGCTGCAAAGATATTGCAGGAGACATGTAACTACATTAGGAACTTGCACCGAGAGGTGGATAATCTGAGCGGTCGATTAGCCGAGCTCTTGGAATCGACCGACGGGGAGAGTGCCGAAGCAGCCGTAATAAGGAGCTTGCTAGTGTGA
- the LOC140964692 gene encoding uncharacterized protein → MMRMEENVDECHQGLEYETPVSRTEAVDDKKYHTINFCFSCNPVYIYMMRSHDNRHVDFMSFEELPTITKSIRVDMQDFDNWKEACEKLDGLLTDYPMTYQMREELMNFAVDTAKSILASSGHHVLDLHIPFEIIHEHIFEENNATDDGISSCDVYGSCAICLEDFYMGCEGLCMSCSHVFHGDCIKTWFRTSRCCPLCRFELLTSE, encoded by the coding sequence ATGATGAGGATGGAAGAAAACGTGGATGAATGTCACCAAGGATTAGAGTACGAAACTCCGGTCTCGAGAACGGAAGCAGTCGATGATAAAAAATACCATAccattaatttttgtttttcttgcaATCCCGTGTACATCTATATGATGAGATCACATGATAATAGGCATGTTGATTTCATGAGCTTCGAAGAGTTGCCCACCATCACGAAATCGATCCGTGTGGACATGCAAGATTTCGATAACTGGAAAGAAGCGTGTGAAAAACTGGATGGACTGCTGACGGATTATCCCATGACCTATCAAATGCGTGAAGAACTGATGAACTTCGCGGTCGATACCGCAAAGAGTATTCTTGCCTCCTCCGGCCACCATGTTCTTGATCTCCATATCCCTTTTGAAATCATTCACGAGCATATTTTCGAGGAGAACAATGCCACGGACGACGGTATTAGTTCATGTGACGTTTACGGGAGTTGCGCGATTTGTCTCGAAGATTTCTACATGGGTTGCGAAGGACTATGCATGTCGTGCTCTCATGTATTTCATGGAGATTGCATCAAAACATGGTTCAGGACTAGCCGGTGTTGTCCTCTTTGTCGTTTTGAGTTGCTGACAAGCGAATGA